One window from the genome of Streptomyces sp. NBC_00708 encodes:
- the trmD gene encoding tRNA (guanosine(37)-N1)-methyltransferase TrmD, with protein sequence MRLDVVTIFPEYLEPLNVSLVGKARAAGRLDVQVHDLRDWTYDRHNTVDDTPYGGGPGMVMKTEPWGEALDEALADGYEAGAHSPVLVVPTPSGRPFTQELAVELSERPWLIFTPARYEGIDRRVTEEYATRMRVVEVSIGDYVLAGGEAAVLVITEAVARLLPGVLGNAASHQDDSFAPGAMANLLEGPVYTKPPEWRGRSIPDVLLSGHHGRIARWRRDEALRRTAANRPDLIERCEASGFDKKDREMLSILGWSPEPGGRFWRRPQGVEE encoded by the coding sequence ATGCGCCTCGACGTCGTCACGATCTTCCCCGAGTACCTGGAACCGCTGAACGTCTCGCTGGTCGGCAAGGCCCGCGCGGCCGGCCGCCTCGACGTCCAGGTGCACGACCTGCGCGACTGGACGTACGACCGCCACAACACCGTGGACGACACCCCGTACGGCGGCGGCCCCGGCATGGTCATGAAGACCGAGCCGTGGGGCGAGGCCCTGGACGAGGCCCTGGCGGACGGTTACGAGGCGGGGGCGCACTCCCCGGTCCTCGTGGTGCCCACACCGAGCGGCCGGCCCTTCACCCAGGAACTCGCCGTCGAACTGTCCGAGCGGCCCTGGCTGATCTTCACCCCGGCCCGCTACGAGGGCATCGACCGGCGGGTCACCGAGGAGTACGCCACCCGGATGCGGGTGGTCGAGGTCTCCATCGGCGACTACGTGCTGGCCGGCGGGGAGGCCGCGGTGCTGGTGATCACCGAGGCGGTGGCCCGGCTGCTGCCCGGCGTCCTCGGTAACGCCGCGTCCCACCAGGACGACTCCTTCGCCCCCGGCGCGATGGCCAACCTGCTGGAGGGGCCCGTCTACACCAAGCCGCCCGAGTGGCGCGGCCGGTCGATCCCCGACGTGCTGCTCAGCGGCCACCACGGGCGGATCGCGCGCTGGCGGCGGGACGAGGCGCTGCGGCGTACGGCCGCCAACCGGCCCGATCTGATCGAGCGGTGCGAGGCGTCCGGCTTCGACAAGAAGGACCGGGAGATGCTGTCCATCCTCGGCTGGTCGCCGGAGCCCGGTGGCCGATTTTGGCGCAGGCCCCAGGGCGTGGAAGAATAG
- the rplS gene encoding 50S ribosomal protein L19 produces the protein MASLLDDVNAASLRTDIPAFRPGDTVNVHVRVIEGNRSRVQQFKGIVIRRQGAGVSETFTVRKVSFSVGVERTFPVHSPIFEKIELVTRGDVRRAKLYFLRELRGKAAKIKEKRDR, from the coding sequence ATGGCTTCCCTGCTCGACGACGTCAATGCCGCGTCGCTGCGTACCGACATCCCGGCGTTCCGCCCCGGTGACACCGTCAACGTTCACGTCCGCGTGATCGAGGGCAACCGCTCCCGTGTCCAGCAGTTCAAGGGCATCGTCATCCGCCGCCAGGGCGCGGGCGTCAGCGAGACCTTCACGGTCCGCAAGGTCTCCTTCAGCGTCGGCGTCGAGCGCACCTTCCCGGTCCACAGCCCGATCTTCGAGAAGATCGAGCTCGTGACCCGCGGTGACGTCCGTCGCGCCAAGCTGTACTTCCTCCGTGAGCTGCGCGGCAAGGCCGCGAAGATCAAGGAGAAGCGCGACCGCTGA
- the lepB gene encoding signal peptidase I, which produces MDTQAELQERDLSSAPDPGPGERSRSSRVRDRAAALVSGRPSWRGMLALGAVCAVFVFLFSSFVVQPFLIPSGSMENTLRVGDRVLVNKLAYRFGSEPHRGDVVVFDGTGSFVPEGATENPVSALLHGAAASLGLAEPAETDFVKRVVGVGGDRVVCCDGRGRIEVNGRALDEDYLFPGDAPSTVPFDIVVPDGALWMMGDHRSRSRDSRDHLGEPGGGVVPVGRVIGRVDWYGWPLGRLGPLPGTAAFDSVPAAGPAHG; this is translated from the coding sequence ATGGACACGCAAGCAGAACTCCAGGAGCGCGATCTCTCCTCCGCACCCGATCCGGGTCCGGGGGAGCGGTCGCGCTCTTCGCGTGTCCGGGACCGGGCGGCCGCGCTGGTGTCCGGGCGGCCGTCCTGGCGGGGCATGCTCGCGCTCGGTGCCGTCTGCGCGGTGTTCGTGTTCCTCTTCAGCAGCTTCGTGGTGCAGCCCTTCCTGATCCCCAGCGGCTCCATGGAGAACACGCTCCGGGTGGGCGACCGGGTGCTCGTCAACAAGCTGGCGTACCGCTTCGGCTCGGAGCCGCACCGCGGTGACGTGGTGGTCTTCGACGGCACCGGTTCCTTCGTGCCGGAGGGCGCCACCGAGAATCCGGTCAGCGCCCTGCTGCACGGGGCCGCGGCGTCGCTCGGGCTGGCGGAGCCCGCCGAGACCGACTTCGTGAAGCGGGTGGTGGGCGTGGGGGGCGACCGGGTGGTCTGCTGCGACGGGCGGGGCAGGATCGAGGTGAACGGCCGGGCGCTGGACGAGGACTACCTCTTCCCCGGTGACGCGCCCTCGACGGTTCCCTTCGACATCGTGGTGCCGGACGGCGCCCTGTGGATGATGGGCGACCACCGCAGCCGCTCCCGCGACTCCCGCGATCACCTGGGGGAGCCGGGCGGCGGTGTGGTGCCGGTGGGCCGGGTGATCGGGCGGGTCGACTGGTACGGCTGGCCGCTGGGGCGGCTGGGCCCGCTGCCGGGCACCGCGGCCTTCGACTCCGTACCGGCGGCCGGTCCGGCGCATGGGTAA
- the lepB gene encoding signal peptidase I → MGNHGRRGAPARGAPAPDGGARSLPTRAERRKLARKVKRRRRRSAVREIPLLITVALLIALVLKTFLVQAFVIPSGSMEQTIRIGDRVLVDKLTPWFGSKPQRGDVVVFRNPSDWPPPNPVSTDDPPVVVKQMKQVLTFVGLLPSDDEQDLIKRVVAVGGDTVRCCAPDGRLVVNGVEVVEPYVFPGDSPSTIKFEVKVPAGRLFVMGDHRSNSADSRFHLDKTADGTISESAVVGRAKWIVWPFGHWAGLEERAAFSSVPDARAGTAAASGPSNSVSQDPNGLIRLPTPAELPLVMGVVGLHRLGRRRWHGVRSGCGGFGGRRTIRTRRTRGPAGRFGAFRVRRCGGGRDGGERDGE, encoded by the coding sequence ATGGGTAACCACGGGCGGCGTGGCGCCCCGGCGCGCGGGGCTCCGGCGCCGGACGGGGGCGCGCGTTCGCTGCCCACCCGGGCGGAGCGGCGCAAGCTGGCCCGCAAGGTGAAGCGCAGGCGGCGCAGGTCGGCCGTGCGCGAGATACCGCTGCTGATCACGGTGGCGCTGCTGATCGCGCTGGTCCTCAAGACGTTCCTGGTGCAGGCGTTCGTGATCCCGTCCGGGTCGATGGAGCAGACGATCCGGATCGGTGACCGGGTGCTCGTGGACAAGCTGACGCCCTGGTTCGGGTCGAAGCCGCAGCGCGGGGACGTCGTCGTGTTCCGCAACCCCTCCGACTGGCCGCCGCCGAACCCGGTGAGCACGGACGATCCGCCCGTCGTCGTCAAGCAGATGAAGCAGGTGCTCACCTTCGTCGGGCTGCTTCCGTCGGACGACGAGCAGGACCTGATCAAGCGGGTCGTGGCCGTCGGCGGCGACACGGTGAGGTGCTGCGCGCCGGACGGCAGGCTCGTCGTCAACGGCGTGGAGGTCGTCGAACCCTATGTTTTCCCCGGGGATTCCCCCTCCACCATCAAATTCGAGGTAAAGGTTCCGGCGGGCCGACTCTTCGTCATGGGGGATCACCGCTCCAATTCCGCCGATTCGCGCTTCCACCTGGACAAGACGGCGGACGGCACGATCTCCGAGTCGGCGGTCGTGGGACGCGCGAAGTGGATCGTCTGGCCCTTCGGACACTGGGCCGGCCTGGAGGAACGCGCGGCGTTCTCCTCGGTCCCGGACGCGCGCGCCGGTACGGCGGCCGCCTCGGGGCCGTCGAATAGTGTGTCCCAGGATCCCAACGGATTGATCCGGCTCCCGACCCCTGCGGAACTCCCGCTCGTTATGGGAGTGGTGGGCCTGCATCGGCTAGGACGCAGGCGGTGGCACGGAGTAAGGAGTGGATGTGGGGGATTTGGCGGTCGGCGCACGATCCGGACACGACGAACCCGAGGACCGGCCGGGCGCTTCGGCGCATTCCGGGTCCGCCGGTGCGGCGGAGGACGGGACGGCGGCGAGCGGGACGGAGAGTGA